Proteins from one Ictidomys tridecemlineatus isolate mIctTri1 chromosome 14, mIctTri1.hap1, whole genome shotgun sequence genomic window:
- the Lsm1 gene encoding U6 snRNA-associated Sm-like protein LSm1, with amino-acid sequence MNYMPGTASLIEDIDKKHLVLLRDGRTLIGFLRSIDQFANLVLHQTVERIHVGKKYGDIPRGIFVVRGENVVLLGEIDLEKESDTPLQQVSIEEILEEQRVEQQTKLEAEKLKVQALKDRGLSIPRADTLDEY; translated from the exons ATGAACTATATGCCCGGCACCGCCAGCCTCATCGAGGACATCGACA AAAAGCACTTGGTTCTGCTTCGAGATGGAAGGACACTTATAGGCTTTTTAAGAAGCATTGATCAATTTG CTAACTTAGTGCTACATCAGACTGTGGAGCGTATTCATGTGGGCAAAAAATACGGTGATATTCCTCGAGGAATTTTTGTGGTCAGAGGAGAAAATGTGGTCCTACTAGGAGAAATA GACTTGGAAAAGGAGAGTGATACACCCCTCCAGCAAGTGTCTATTGAAGAAATCTTAGAAGAACAGAGGGTGGAACAGCAGACCAAGCTAGAAGCAGAGAAGCTGAAAGTTCAAGCTCTTAAAGATCGGGGTCTATCCATTCCTCGAGCAGATACTCTTGATGAATATTAA